In Columba livia isolate bColLiv1 breed racing homer chromosome 28, bColLiv1.pat.W.v2, whole genome shotgun sequence, the genomic stretch TTTCTTCTTGGCTCGGGGATCTCCAAGCGGGGGCGCGGCGCGCTgagccccccgccccccgccccgcgccggcGTCACCGCGGCCCCGTTTCCTCGCCGCTCTCCGTCTGACCGGATCCGCGCTGACGCCGCTCGCCATCGATCGAGCCCCCGGGGCTGGTTCTTCCTCCCGCCACAGCCATGCCGGAGCTCGGCCGAGCGTTTTGCCGAGGTTTCTGCTCGGGGGTGGCTCCTCGGTGGCCGCGGGCGCTTGCACTCGCCGCGGGGCCACCGTGAGACCCCACCGGGTGCCCCCCGCCCTGAAACGGGCCCATCGTGGCTCTTCTCACCATGGATCTCCTGCAGAAGAGCAAATACAGCCACCTGCGGAACGAGTCCGTCTCCTCCGCCGAGGAGGCCGCGGGGGTCCCGGTGTCACcggcggagtccccatccccgtccctCGCCGCCCCGGCGCCTCTCGGGGAGCTGTCACCCGAACCGGAGGACAGTCCCACCACCTTCTGCTCCTTCTTCCCCAAAATGGCCAACCTGAAGCTCTCCAACCCCGCCAACCTCCTCAATTTGAGGGGCTCCTCCTCGCTCGGCGGCGACGACACCCGGTGTCCCCCCGGTGTGACGCCGGGGGGGACCGCCGGCACGGATTCACCGGGCCCCGTCGCTGTTTGTCCCCAGGATATGAACAAGCTGAGCTGCGGGAAGAAGACGCGGGTGGAAGGCGGCCAGCTGGGGGGCGACGAATGGACCCGCCACGGCAGCTTCGTCAATAAGCCCACGCGCGGGTGGCTGCACCCCGATGACAAGGTCATGGGCCCCGGGGTGTCCTACCACGTCCGGGTGAGTCCGGGGGGGTCCGGAGTGGGCGGGAAGGGTCACAATGTGCATTTGGGGTGTTCCTTGAGGTGGGTGGTGGGATTCTCGGGGGGTTCGGGGTTGTGAGCTGGTCCGGGGGGGGTGCTGACCCTGTTCTTCTTTGCCCCCCCATCAGTACATGGGCTGTGTTGAAGTGCTCCAGTCCATGAGGGCGCTGGATTTCAACACCAGGACACAGGTCACCAggtgagctgctgctttttgggggggtccGAGCCCTGCGTGAGCCCCCGGGGGGTATTTTGGGGGTGGGACAGCTGcattccccacccccccaccccggtgCTTCCCCTTTGTCGCCCTGTCCCTCTGCGCCCATCCCCATGTCCTCAGCTCTATGGTTGGGAAGGGAGAATGCACTGGGGGGGCCACATTGACATCCCACTGTGTGCCCCCCCAGGGAGGCCATTGGGCTGGTGTGCGAGGCCGTGCCCGGTGCCAAGGGAGCcgtgaggaggaggaaggtgaggGGGTGTTGGGGCTCTCATCTCCCACCGCGCGCGGTGCCGCCTGTTTTTACCGGGGGGGGCGCGGCAAGACGTGCCCCATCCCCACCATTTGTGCCCCCCCCGCCAGCCCTGCGGCCGCTCCCTCAACTCCATCCTGGGCAAGAGCAACCTCAAGTTTGCCGGCATGGCCATCACCTTGACCATCTCCACCAGCAGCCTCAACCTCATGGCCACCGACTGCAAGCAGGTGAGCCCCCAAACCCTGAGCCCGGCTTAGCCGCCCTTCCCCGGCCGCGTCACCCGGTGGCATAACCAGGATGCAAATTTGGCACCAAGTGGCTCGTTAGGAGCAGATTTGGTATGTAATTTTGTATCTGGTGCGCTTTGTTCCGGCTCGGTGATAAACAACATCTCGTCTCTGTGTGCCACAATCCGGCTTCTTTCGCACAGCGGGTATCAGAACCCTGTTTTGGGGCAAAAATCCATCCTAAATTATCAATGTGATCTAATTAATGTtcttcacagcagaaaaagtGTTACCGAGTAGGGAAAACTTGTCTCCCCAGCTCGTTCTTAACAATTCTCTGGGTTTGATACAATACATCGAAGGGGGGTCAATGTTCCCCTTATGGGGAAACTTCCATATGGTTCCTTAGAAACAAAACTCAGACACACATAGTGACTTTTTACAATAAGATACCGCTGTTACCCAAATGCACTACAAAACAAGTTAAAACAAGTTTCAATTGAAGTTTCAAGATACAGGACTTACAAAGCAATTTTACAAAAGGCTGATTTAATTAACCTTAATTAACGTCGCCTGGTTTTGACGCCGCTCTCGGTGGCCTCAAGTTGTTTTCGCGGTGGCTGATAACGAGGGTTTGCCTTGCAGATCATCGCCAACCACCACATGCAGTCCATCTCCTTCGCGTCGGGGGGAGACCCGGTGAGTACGTGGGGGTCACACGTGCCCCGTGCCGCGATCCGGCGCCTCTCGGGCGCCCCGTTCCCGTCTCACGCCGGCGTctcgcccgcaggacacggccGAGTACGTCGCCTATGTTGCCAAAGACCCCGTGAATCAGAGAGgtgaggctgctcccttttccTTGTGACAAAGCCCtcgaggtgctggagagaagggaagggagctggtgaggggctggagcacaatgtgatggagactgagggaccgggggaaacggcctcaagttgcgccaggggagggtgagggtggaaatttggggtgatttctccccaaagggctgtgggtgttgaacaggctgcccagggcagtgctggagtcgccatcctggaggggttgaacacacagatgaggttctcaggacatgttCAGCACCAgcggtgggttatggttggactccatgatcgtGAGGGTCTTGTCCCACCAaaactgtgattctgtgatcatggaagggtttgggttgggagggaccttcaaagagCATCTCgtcatgggcagggacatctccaaccagaccagggacatccaaccagaccagggacatctccaaccagaccagggacatctccaaccagaccagggacatctccaaccagaccagggacatctccaaccagaccagggacatctccaacagaccagggacatctccaaccagaccagggacatctccaaccagaccaggttgctcagagccacatCCAACCTGACTCTGGATGTTCTCAGGggtggttcatccaccacctctctgggcaacctgggccagggtctcCCCACCCTCAGCATCACAAATGGAGTTTGGAGATGGGATCTTGGGGgtgatttctccccaaagggctgtgggtgttgaacaggctgcccagggcagtgctggagtcgccgtcctggaggggttgaacacacagatgaggttctcagggacacgggtgGGTTGACGCTTGGACTCGATCTCCAAGCTCTGTTCCATCCCAAATGATTCTGTGCCTCCACGTTTAGGCGCAGCTCAGCATGGCAGGTAGGGACTGGGGTGCGCAGGGTGGGTTGTGGGGGTGCAGAACCCGACGCTGGGGGTTCCCCACTCCCATCCCGTGTTCCCCCCCCCAGCCTGTCACATCCTGGAGTGTCCCGAGGGGCTGGCGCAGGACGTGATCAGCACCATCGGCCAGGCCTTCGAGCTGCGCTTCAAACAGTACCTGAAGAACCCCCCGAAGCTCGTGACGCCCCACGACAGGTACGGGCAGGGGGGAAGGTGTGGGGGTGTCCCAAATGGGTCTTGGCCGGGGTCGCAGCTCACCCGTGCCCTCCCCCCCAGGATGGCGGGGTTTGACGGCTCCGCCTgggacgaggaggaggaggaaccgGCCCCGGATCATCAATACTACAACGATTTCCCCGGCAAGGAGCCCCCCATCGGGGGGGTCGTGGACATGCGGCTGCGGGACGGGGCCGCTCAGACCCCCAATCATTTGGGGGCCACGCTGGTGAGGCTCTGGGGGCGGCCACGTTGCAAGGGGGGGACATAGGGACTATAGTTGGGTTGTGGGCTCTTCA encodes the following:
- the SHC1 gene encoding SHC-transforming protein 1 isoform X1; amino-acid sequence: MDLLQKSKYSHLRNESVSSAEEAAGVPVSPAESPSPSLAAPAPLGELSPEPEDSPTTFCSFFPKMANLKLSNPANLLNLRGSSSLGGDDTRCPPGVTPGGTAGTDSPGPVAVCPQDMNKLSCGKKTRVEGGQLGGDEWTRHGSFVNKPTRGWLHPDDKVMGPGVSYHVRYMGCVEVLQSMRALDFNTRTQVTREAIGLVCEAVPGAKGAVRRRKPCGRSLNSILGKSNLKFAGMAITLTISTSSLNLMATDCKQIIANHHMQSISFASGGDPDTAEYVAYVAKDPVNQRACHILECPEGLAQDVISTIGQAFELRFKQYLKNPPKLVTPHDRMAGFDGSAWDEEEEEPAPDHQYYNDFPGKEPPIGGVVDMRLRDGAAQTPNHLGATLPVGQPSAGDYDPRKPHAPTQGREKFPAAAGATGRSDLFDDPSYVNVQNVDKTRQTPAAGSATANGSAQRDLFDMKPFEDALRAPPAAGLPPAQVVASMEEQLRREPWYHGKMNRKDAEKLLKVNGDFLVRESTTTPGQYVLTGLQGGQPKHLLLVDPEGVVRTKDHRFESVSHLISYHMDNHLPIISAGSEMCLQQPVERRL
- the SHC1 gene encoding SHC-transforming protein 1 isoform X2, producing the protein MEYVDMNKLSCGKKTRVEGGQLGGDEWTRHGSFVNKPTRGWLHPDDKVMGPGVSYHVRYMGCVEVLQSMRALDFNTRTQVTREAIGLVCEAVPGAKGAVRRRKPCGRSLNSILGKSNLKFAGMAITLTISTSSLNLMATDCKQIIANHHMQSISFASGGDPDTAEYVAYVAKDPVNQRACHILECPEGLAQDVISTIGQAFELRFKQYLKNPPKLVTPHDRMAGFDGSAWDEEEEEPAPDHQYYNDFPGKEPPIGGVVDMRLRDGAAQTPNHLGATLPVGQPSAGDYDPRKPHAPTQGREKFPAAAGATGRSDLFDDPSYVNVQNVDKTRQTPAAGSATANGSAQRDLFDMKPFEDALRAPPAAGLPPAQVVASMEEQLRREPWYHGKMNRKDAEKLLKVNGDFLVRESTTTPGQYVLTGLQGGQPKHLLLVDPEGVVRTKDHRFESVSHLISYHMDNHLPIISAGSEMCLQQPVERRL
- the SHC1 gene encoding SHC-transforming protein 1 isoform X3; the protein is MNKLSCGKKTRVEGGQLGGDEWTRHGSFVNKPTRGWLHPDDKVMGPGVSYHVRYMGCVEVLQSMRALDFNTRTQVTREAIGLVCEAVPGAKGAVRRRKPCGRSLNSILGKSNLKFAGMAITLTISTSSLNLMATDCKQIIANHHMQSISFASGGDPDTAEYVAYVAKDPVNQRACHILECPEGLAQDVISTIGQAFELRFKQYLKNPPKLVTPHDRMAGFDGSAWDEEEEEPAPDHQYYNDFPGKEPPIGGVVDMRLRDGAAQTPNHLGATLPVGQPSAGDYDPRKPHAPTQGREKFPAAAGATGRSDLFDDPSYVNVQNVDKTRQTPAAGSATANGSAQRDLFDMKPFEDALRAPPAAGLPPAQVVASMEEQLRREPWYHGKMNRKDAEKLLKVNGDFLVRESTTTPGQYVLTGLQGGQPKHLLLVDPEGVVRTKDHRFESVSHLISYHMDNHLPIISAGSEMCLQQPVERRL